One Torulaspora globosa chromosome 5, complete sequence DNA window includes the following coding sequences:
- the EAF1 gene encoding Eaf1p (ancestral locus Anc_5.417) codes for MSSRSPSPPRRTVIGSSSSRSDDSGSGSKTHVEDLVKTRNRKLVELYCMSRLSELLTIRDEKALKAEMDSFLRQNDIKKGLRFRSDTLPRQLWQAGSPMGTDQPGSVVGSAKKAPRNVDAAKKVKNEQPRSSTADSYMAQKVKSELKRPLTESAAGELPPEKKLKINRDTRPNTLESGTKSHSSSVPNLISSADEFGKARSASIYASPIPSVPNRPIYYPDIDITPAEPTPLGGTKKCRNYLVDEVSRKSIEPMDYFKENNINSKESVYLLMKEIVPSEIPQALPLAELKYMVQTLPLIKLIPMAHKVLTTDIMNNALSEGRITVVSSRIEELRRLGLWSLRQPKKFVDAWQEEPSHYRTLIEEAKWMQADFKEGRKYKIAVCATIAHAVMEYWSFGKVCCISRRPIKHLSADAKDETSVLCSDTAGDSSACENVVNHTQQDRQIQPIELAGNEPGSSSGELDTESIEATEQNVTSVLDEKQAAEAMCNEKVEAIDVELLKKGSDSQKEHFPTELTKDSTNEKEDDGKRFSQYPFKLHLSFDELNKTARTIAQEIPLYIGTQTESNALESLPFVAVSKSLVTLEDDHFLKLVEKQIVEEEQSLVQLSKRRGMFYGNRRSHYLKPPPAPSLKYLQNRTPTIWLPEDDQELVKNINAYAYNWELISAHMTHRPTMSYFSNIERRTPWQCFERFVQLNERFSFSDLKGPRAHSVHQWLLEAHKFQQKQNRRISPLGVGPESIQRGHRRLRWASMFEAMRKNIKKRENAPRPNPTQPRKPLDCKNMKVPTPAEMSQLKAQRDEALRRDIQMRRNVKSRLQQKSSQSSPNVTQSRVANKPGMDYVNSSLPRDSGARQVSAPAPSQRPLTEREIVESYSRKILAQKPELSLETAMKAAQSYYKSGQQRRMQLQQQQQKLSPHIQAASAPVQPTERMEQKVKATTNHLKPNHSAPNPDMKSPTPQEILERFQK; via the coding sequence atgtcttcaagatcacCGTCGCCACCGAGAAGGACTGTTATAGGGTCTAGCAGCAGTCGTTCGGACGACTCAGGAAGTGGGAGTAAGACGCATGTGGAGGACTTGGTCAAAACGCGGAATCGCAAGCTGGTGGAGCTGTATTGCATGTCTCGATTGAGTGAGTTGCTTACGATAAGGGATgagaaggctttgaaggctGAGATGGATAGCTTCCTGCGACAGAATGATATAAAAAAGGGACTGCGGTTTCGTAGCGATACGCTACCGAGACAGCTGTGGCAAGCGGGGTCACCAATGGGTACCGACCAGCCTGGCAGTGTGGTGGGTAGCGCGAAGAAAGCGCCTAGGAATGTTGATGCTGCCAAAAAGGTAAAGAACGAGCAGCCAAGAAGTAGCACTGCAGATTCATACATGGCGCAAAAGGTTAAAAGCGAGCTCAAAAGGCCGCTGACTGAGAGTGCTGCAGGCGAGTTACCTccagagaagaaactaAAGATCAATCGAGATACCAGACCGAACACACTAGAGAGCGGTACGAAATCTCATTCGAGTTCGGTCCCTAACTTGATATCAAGTGCAGACGAGTTCGGTAAGGCAAGGTCTGCTTCCATCTACGCTTCCCCCATTCCTTCTGTGCCCAACCGGCCCATTTATTATCCCGATATTGACATCACACCAGCAGAACCCACCCCGCTGGGAGGGACAAAGAAGTGCCGGAACTATTTGGTGGATGAAGTCTCAAGGAAAAGTATAGAACCGATGGATTATTTCAAGGAAAACAACATTAATAGCAAGGAATCAGTGTACTTACTTATGAAGGAAATTGTTCCTTCCGAGATACCGCAAGCTTTGCCGCTTGCGGAGTTAAAGTATATGGTACAGACTTTACCACTCATAAAACTGATACCTATGGCTCATAAAGTTCTCACTACAGATATTATGAACAATGCTCTCAGCGAAGGCCGAATAACCGTTGTGAGTTCAAGGATCGAGGAGCTGCGAAGGCTTGGGTTATGGTCTCTGAGGCAGCCTAAAAAATTCGTTGATGCGTGGCAGGAAGAACCTTCACATTATCGTACTCTTATTGAGGAAGCAAAGTGGATGCAGGctgatttcaaagaaggcCGCAAATACAAGATAGCGGTTTGCGCAACAATTGCACACGCTGTGATGGAATATTGGTCATTTGGTAAAGTGTGCTGTATTAGCAGAAGACCTATCAAACATTTGTCAGCGGACGCGAAAGACGAAACATCAGTGCTTTGTTCTGATACGGCTGGGGATAGCAGCGCCTGTGAGAATGTGGTGAATCATACTCAACAAGACAGACAAATACAGCCTATTGAGCTGGCTGGGAACGAACCTGGCTCATCGTCTGGAGAACTGGATACAGAGTCTATTGAAGCAACTGAGCAGAATGTGACTTCCGTATTGGATGAAAAGCAAGCCGCTGAAGCCATGTGTAATGAAAAAGTTGAAGCCATCGATGTAGAGTTATTGAAAAAAGGTTCCGACTCTCAAAAGGAACATTTCCCTACCGAGTTGACAAAGGACAGCACAAACGAAAAGGAGGATGACGGAAAAAGATTTTCACAGTATCCTTTCAAATTGCATTTGTCCTTTGATGAACTCAACAAGACAGCTAGAACAATTGCGCAAGAGATTCCGTTATATATAGGAACACAAACCGAAAGTAATGCTTTAGAGAGCTTACCTTTTGTTGCTGTTTCGAAATCTTTGGTTACTCTGGAAGACGACCACTTCCTGAAGCTAGTTGAGAAAcaaattgttgaagaggaGCAGTCTCTAGTGCAATTGAGCAAACGAAGGGGAATGTTTTATGGGAACAGAAGAAGTCATTACTTGAAGCCTCCACCTGCTCCGTCATTAAAGTATTTACAGAATAGAACGCCAACTATATGGCTTCCAGAAGACGATCAGGAGCTGGTGAAGAATATTAATGCATATGCATATAACTGGGAGCTTATAAGCGCCCATATGACTCATAGGCCTACTATGTCCTACTTTTCGAATATTGAGCGCAGAACTCCTTGGcaatgctttgaaagatttgtTCAATTGAATGAGCGATTCAGTTTCAGCGACCTCAAAGGACCTCGTGCTCACAGCGTTCATCAGTGGTTATTGGAAGCACATAAATTCCAGCAGAAACAGAACAGAAGGATTTCTCCTCTGGGCGTTGGTCCGGAGTCCATTCAAAGGGGTCATAGAAGGCTGCGTTGGGCCAGCATGTTTGAGGCCATGAGGAAAAACATAAAGAAGAGGGAAAATGCTCCACGACCTAACCCAACTCAACCGCGGAAGCCCTTAGATTGCAAGAATATGAAGGTTCCAACGCCAGCAGAAATGTCTCAGCTGAAAGCTCAACGAGATGAAGCTTTGCGTCGAGACATACAAATGAGGCGAAATGTTAAGAGCCGACTACAGCAGAAATCTAGTCAATCAAGCCCCAATGTCACGCAGAGTCGAGTAGCTAATAAACCTGGAATGGATTATGTGAATAGCAGCTTACCTAGGGATTCAGGCGCTAGGCAGGTTTCTGCTCCAGCCCCCTCTCAAAGGCCACTTACTGAGCGTGAAATTGTCGAGAGCTATTCGAGGAAGATACTGGCACAAAAGCCGGAGCTGTCCTTGGAAACGGCAATGAAAGCTGCACAGAGCTATTATAAATCAGGACAGCAGCGAAGAATGCAGTtacagcagcaacagcagaaaTTGAGCCCTCATATACAGGCTGCATCAGCACCAGTTCAACCAACCGAACGAATGGAGCAGAAAGTCAAAGCAACTACAAACCACCTGAAACCTAATCATTCCGCTCCAAATCCAGACATGAAATCACCCACTCCTCAGGAAATATTAGAACGGTTTCAAAAATAA
- the SPC110 gene encoding Spc110p (ancestral locus Anc_5.414), producing the protein MDETVNRPARDLKNFEFTPIGYVKEKQNGKRTNGPISDDDHGIPRRKTRKMSLDDSFNSTRMFNDESQLEETLPHVRQEKENTNVDKRNLMQELSENAVTSNPLREQQEKLHKLNTENYSLRLKCNSLLKFLNSVTDQGELKKSLGLLEEIQEWKQKFEKLQGEVLKLRDANEQLQLSVKAPQLATPPDTKEELERLKERYAKLEEDTRAKHEQNQIKIDMLKSDLNNLNVTLATKNNDLEEKERKIERLRTQLEEFDHRGSASLLELERSLDLKNDVIKRLEDDLAKLEKLAKDKDNDILEFKRIIKRKDDELSKQSVSQVRYTQQEKVIRDKTEEVRRLTERNRALDQSINQITVEHNKLERKVADFQHLKDELESQKKELALARTKLKEAEELSARFQSQIIENTTKNSEKTSQRVKEKELEINNLKDQLRRLRQSQETLLQKAKADDNYEIEKMEREILLLKEELKVIEESHQRELETWKSKCDSLNRENERIVHQEVGSIGAMKKNLDEKLSEIERLNKFLEQLRFEKSDLAEKAVQLQTSKDRYKEELKKIVSKFEHLSKEYIKLREKNETGGDDELSRSFREKYNSMKQRLLDELKVLQQENLALERKLMESKGKSVENGTSARRSNTMSQDRIDYYKLKYHTEVKQNDDLRTMNEYLNRVLRAISQHVRLDLMKIRNEVDPELPAYLAQRNQYPFAHNLAPLQRPKFKTIALFVQACVRMKQAALRHRWDQQRIRYLQRKMALEDDRVTW; encoded by the coding sequence ATGGACGAGACTGTTAACAGGCCAGCTAGAGACCTGAAGAATTTTGAGTTTACACCCATAGGTTACGTGAAGGAGAAGCAAAATGGGAAGCGAACAAACGGGCCGATTAGTGACGATGACCATGGCATaccgaggaggaagacgcGTAAGATGAGCCTTGACGATAGTTTTAACTCTACCAGGATGTTCAATGATGAGTCGCAGCTGGAAGAAACTTTGCCTCATGTAAGGCaggagaaggaaaacaCCAATGTCGATAAGAGGAATTTGATGCAGGAACTGAGTGAAAACGCTGTCACGTCGAATCCTTTGCGAGAGCAGCAGGAGAAATTGCATAAACTCAATACGGAGAACTACAGTCTACGATTAAAGTGTAACTCGCTGCTGAAGTTTCTGAATAGCGTCACGGATCAAGGcgaattgaagaaaagtCTGGGTCTCTTGGAGGAGATACAGGAATGGAAGCAGAAATTCGAGAAGCTTCAAGGGGAAGTTTTGAAGTTAAGGGATGCGAACGAGCAGCTGCAGTTGAGCGTCAAGGCTCCTCAACTGGCCACACCGCCGGATACgaaggaagagctggaacGACTCAAAGAGAGATACGCAAAGCTAGAGGAGGATACAAGGGCAAAGCATGAGCAGAATCAGATCAAAATTGACATGTTGAAATCGGATCTTAATAATCTTAATGTAACTTTAGCAACGAAAAACAATGacttggaagagaaggaacGGAAAATCGAGCGATTGAGGACACAGTTAGAGGAGTTTGATCATCGAGGGAGTGCATCCCTCTTagagcttgaaagaagtcttgatttgaaaaatgacGTTATCAAGAGGTTGGAAGACGACCTGGCGAAGTTAGAGAAACTGGCGAAGGATAAAGACAATGATATTTTGGAGTTTAAAAGAATAATCAAGAGGAAGGACGACGAGCTGTCAAAGCAGTCGGTTAGCCAAGTGCGCTATACCCAACAAGAGAAGGTTATTAGAGACAAGACCGAAGAAGTTAGGCGACTGACAGAGCGGAATAGAGCATTAGATCAGAGCATAAATCAGATTACTGTGGAACACAATAAGCTTGAGAGAAAAGTAGCAGACtttcagcatttgaaagatgagctGGAGAGTCAGAAAAAAGAGCTAGCACTCGCGAGAACTAAGCtaaaagaagcagaagagctATCTGCGAGgtttcaaagtcaaattATAGAAAACACGACCAAGAACTCCGAAAAAACATCTCAGCGGGTaaaggagaaagaattggAGATTAATAACCTGAAGGATCAACTGCGGAGGCTCCGACAATCTCAGGAGACGCTTCTGCAAAAGGCGAAAGCTGATGATAATTATGAAATAGAGAAGATGGAAAGGGAAATTTTATTGCTGAAAGAGGAGTTGAAAGTTATCGAGGAATCTCATCAGAGAGAGCTAGAAACCTGGAAGTCTAAATGTGACTCCCTTAATAGGGAAAATGAAAGGATAGTTCATCAGGAAGTTGGTTCTATCGGTGcgatgaaaaaaaatctgGACGAAAAGCTGTCAGAGATTGAGCGGTTAAATAAGTTCTTGGAACAATTAAGATTTGAGAAGTCAGACTTGGCAGAAAAAGCTGTTCAGCTGCAAACTTCAAAGGACCGCTAtaaagaagagctcaaaaaAATTGTCTCCAAATTCGAGCATCTATCGAAAGAGTATATTAAGCTCAGAGAAAAGAATGAGACTGGCGGCGACGATGAGCTCTCTAGGTCGTTTAGGGAAAAGTACAATTCGATGAAACAGCGGTTGTTAGACGAGCTGAAAGTTCTGCAACAGGAGAATTTGGCCCTAGAAAGAAAACTTATGGAATCCAAAGGTAAGAGCGTTGAGAACGGTACGTCTGCACGCCGGTCAAACACAATGTCGCAGGATCGGATAGACTACTACAAACTGAAATATCACACCGAAGTGAAGCAAAATGATGATTTAAGGACAATGAATGAGTATTTGAATCGAGTTTTACGGGCCATATCACAGCACGTCAGACTCGATCTAATGAAGATTCGGAACGAAGTCGATCCCGAGCTTCCAGCCTATCTGGCTCAGCGCAACCAATACCCCTTTGCGCACAACTTGGCGCCGCTCCAGCGCCCCAAGTTTAAGACAATCGCCCTATTTGTCCAAGCCTGCGTACGGATGAAGCAAGCCGCTTTGAGACACCGATGGGATCAGCAGCGGATACGCTATCTTCAGAGAAAGATggctcttgaagatgacCGTGTAACTTGGTGA
- the BCP1 gene encoding protein-transporting protein BCP1 (ancestral locus Anc_5.418), which yields MVQAVKLSEVSNRKRRVDENEPSEESDINVSSTDSENDSDDDDDDDGGKQIVNVDFDFFNGNPEVDFHAFKNLLRQLLGPQESSRVQISQLADLMLQSPTTTIKTDGQESDPYCFLSFINYKEHRDSDYAQYLRKAEPKLAAFLQSIDSNQTKSCALVISERLINMPAEVMPPLYKITLEDVTNTLGDDKKYDFYIILSRKYEVNFDVDSDDEEDTSARSKKRVKQAEIDYFHPEDRYLEKHAKIKCESQSKGGIISSYMVVDHQGLVDSINELEQEIASWK from the coding sequence ATGGTCCAGGCTGTCAAGCTATCCGAGGTGAGCAATAGAAAGAGGCGGGTGGACGAAAACGAACCGAGCGAAGAATCTGACATCAATGTCAGCAGTACCGACTCAGAGAACGAcagcgacgacgacgacgacgatgacgGTGGCAAACAAATTGTCAACGTAGACTTTGATTTCTTTAATGGGAACCCAGAGGTAGACTTCCACGCCTTTAAAAACCTTCTACGTCAACTGCTGGGACCGCAGGAGAGTAGCCGAGTTCAAATCAGTCAGCTGGCAGATCTCATGCTACAGTCTCCGACCACCACGATCAAGACCGACGGCCAAGAATCAGACCCATACTGCTTTCTGTCGTTTATCAACTACAAAGAGCACCGCGACAGCGACTACGCCCAATATCTGCGTAAGGCGGAACCGAAACTGGCCGCGTTCCTGCAATCGATAGACTCCAACCAAACCAAAAGTTGCGCGCTGGTGATCAGTGAGCGTCTCATCAACATGCCCGCAGAAGTCATGCCTCCTCTCTACAAGATAACGCTCGAAGATGTCACCAACACGCTCGGCGACGACAAGAAGTACGACTTCTACATCATCCTCAGCAGAAAATACGAGGTGAACTTCGACGTCGACAGcgacgacgaagaagacacTAGCGCCAGGTCTAAGAAGCGTGTCAAGCAAGCAGAGATCGACTACTTCCATCCTGAGGACCGTTATCTCGAGAAACacgccaagatcaagtGCGAATCCCAGTCAAAGGGAGGTATCATCAGCTCCTACATGGTGGTCGACCACCAGGGGCTCGTCGACAGCATCAACGAACTTgagcaagagatcgctTCCTGGAAGTAG
- a CDS encoding uncharacterized protein (ancestral locus Anc_5.416), which yields MSQGIYLTDAPVRRPQPVGNPLLRKVQTACRLSLPEPDLALNLDVADYINEKQGPCPRDAVIAIVKLINSRDTHTAVFALALLDVLVKNCGYPLHLQISRKEFLNELVKRFPEHPPMRYSKVQRLILTAIEEWYQTICKHAAYKEDLGYIRDMHRLLKYKGYVFPKINESDLAVLRPSDHLKTPSEIQKEQEVAQAAKLEELIRRGRPEDLREANKLMKVMAGFKQDNANEAKQTISNELNKLKRKADLLNEMLSSSDSVDLQDDTIVSLYSNLKGAQPKFQKIIEEEHEDDNMVQDLLKFNDTVNQLLEKFDLLKAGDSSAASQIHPSNIAPSSDSDGTSNAGNGGTLAKEINLIDFDDDEETQSSSPQPAQSGSGDVVADLLSDLTDLSISSNSASQSFGLGGSISLGAGQPTSAVSNTSNANSLDLDFLSGFSAQNSASSVSNSGQQKIDDFKLLADFGDSSSSASSATKVLASETKNLKIEFDIKRESDSTIELKTCFSNVSSFTITDLTFLVAVPKSMGLRLQPQSGSSLSAFASNAVTQQAWIDNASAGATKPLKIKWKATYKINGSPVEETAVFTLPKL from the coding sequence ATGTCGCAAGGTATATATCTCACAGATGCTCCAGTGAGAAGACCGCAGCCCGTAGGGAATCCGTTGTTGAGAAAAGTGCAAACTGCTTGTAGACTATCTCTGCCTGAACCTGATTTGGCACTGAATCTGGATGTGGCTGATTACATCAACGAAAAGCAGGGACCCTGTCCTAGAGATGCAGTTATTGCGATtgtgaaattgatcaacagcagagacaCACATACAGCGGTCTTTGCGTTGGCTTTGTTGGACGTTTTGGTGAAGAACTGTGGCTATCCGTTGCATCTACAGATCTCTCGTAAGGAATTCCTGAATGAATTGGTGAAGAGGTTCCCCGAACACCCTCCAATGCGTTATTCGAAGGTTCAGAGACTGATTTTGACTGCAATCGAAGAGTGGTATCAGACGATTTGTAAACATGCAGCGTACAAGGAGGATTTGGGTTATATTAGAGATATGCATAGACTGCTCAAGTACAAAGGATATGTGTTTCCCAAGATAAACGAATCTGATTTGGCAGTTTTGAGACCAAGCGACCATCTGAAGACGCCAAGTGAGATccaaaaagagcaagaagtGGCCCAGGCAGCAAAGTTGGAGGAACTAATCAGGCGTGGTAGACCCGAAGACTTGAGGGAGGCCAACAAACTGATGAAAGTTATGGCTGGGTTCAAGCAAGACAATGCCAACGAGGCTAAACAAACGATTTCGAATGAATTGAATAAGCTTAAGCGAAAGGCGGATCTATTGAATGAGATGctatcttcttctgattcaGTTGATCTACAGGACGATACGATCGTATCGCTATACTCCAATTTGAAGGGTGCTCAACCTaaatttcaaaaaattattgaagaagaacacGAAGACGACAATATGGTTCAGGATTTGCTTAAGTTCAACGACACAGTAaatcagcttcttgaaaagtttgatctcttgaagGCCGGCGACTCGAGTGCTGCTTCGCAGATCCATCCTTCAAACATCGCGCCATCTTCGGATTCCGATGGAACATCCAATGCCGGCAATGGTGGTACATTGGCGAAGGAAATCAACCTTATTGactttgatgatgatgaagaaaccCAATCATCATCTCCTCAGCCCGCTCAATCAGGATCTGGTGATGTGGTTGCAGACCTTTTAAGCGACTTGACGGATTTGTCTATTTCCTCTAATTCTGCCTCCCAGAGTTTCGGTTTAGGTGGTAGCATCTCTTTGGGTGCTGGACAGCCAACTTCTGCGGTCTCCAACACATCAAATGCTAACAGCTTGGACTTGGATTTCCTGAGCGGATTCTCGGCACAGAATTCTGCCTCCAGCGTGTCGAATTCTGGTCAGCAAAAAATCGAcgatttcaagcttctGGCTGACTTCGGAGATTCTTCgtcctctgcttcttctgcaacAAAGGTTTTGGCCAGCGAAACTAAAAATCTAAAGATAGAGTTTGATATTAAAAGAGAATCGGACTCTACGATCGAGCTGAAGACCTGCTTTTCGAACGTTTCGTCCTTCACTATCACGGACCTGACCTTTTTGGTAGCAGTGCCAAAGTCTATGGGCCTGAGGTTACAGCCACAATCAGGCAGTTCCCTTTCCGCGTTTGCAAGCAATGCTGTCACTCAACAGGCATGGATAGACAACGCTTCGGCTGGTGCTACAAAACCACTCAAAATTAAATGGAAAGCCACCTACAAAATCAATGGATCTCCTGTCGAGGAGACAGCCGTTTTTACTCTCCCAAAGTTGTGA
- the CNL1 gene encoding Cnl1p (ancestral locus Anc_5.415) has product MSTSGNTSVPNEDPLGIDRLTIDYDYLLYKINDYVASIQLETTAICRRQNELIREQIIDQVMEKNIEGLNNILKKCEELENHFDMLDQIAVISENFKVRLARVLKDYKQLKS; this is encoded by the coding sequence ATGTCTACTAGTGGGAACACGAGCGTGCCGAATGAAGACCCACTGGGGATCGACAGACTGACCATCGATTACGATTACTTACTCTATAAGATCAACGATTACGTGGCCAGCATCCAATTGGAGACCACGGCGATCTGTAGACGTCAAAATGAGTTGATACGGGAGCAGATCATTGATCAAGTGATGGAGAAGAATATCGAAGGGCTCAACAATATTCTGAAAAAATGCGAGGAGCTCGAAAACCACTTTGACATGCTGGACCAGATCGCCGTCATTTCCGAAAACTTCAAGGTGCGACTGGCGCGAGTCCTCAAGGATTATAAGCAGTTGAAGAGTTGA
- the TRP4 gene encoding anthranilate phosphoribosyltransferase (ancestral locus Anc_5.413) yields the protein MDVVKGLVRYTKKLLVVPPQLTPEDLYHAIGIIIEALAKEATLEAEEVLQSYILVSSFLTSLRTTGLDHKAEYIAEAAKAVLRYSDTVDLSSHVREDEVVLDIVGTGGDGQNTFNVSTSAAIVAAGIPGLRVCKHGGKASTSNSGAGDLIAKLGCDVSKVNQKTVATLWHSGNTFLFLLAPYFHNGMKMVAKVRQLIGIPTIFNVLGPLVHPVSHVNRRILGVYSRDLAPEYARAAALVYPTSEIFVVWGHIGLDEVSPVGGTTVWHVDPSKPGNVDTFELRPDLFGLQEHELAECKSLGPAENAHILKDEILAGRYRLGDNNPIYDYILLNTAVLYCLSQGNKDWKLGVEKAEESIQSGSALNALNRFLSEVQNI from the coding sequence ATGGATGTGGTAAAGGGATTGGTCCGTTATACGAAAAAATTGCTGGTTGTTCCACCCCAATTGACTCCAGAGGATCTTTACCATGCTATTGGTATTATCATTGAGGCTCTAGCGAAGGAAGCGACTTTAGAGGCGGAAGAGGTTTTGCAAAGTTACATTCTGGTATCCAGCTTCTTGACTTCGCTTCGAACCACGGGCCTAGATCACAAGGCCGAGTACATTGcagaagctgcaaaagcGGTGCTTAGATACTCAGATACAGTGGACTTGTCGTCGCATGTCAGGGAAGACGAAGTGGTGCTGGATATTGTTGGCACTGGGGGCGACGGGCAGAACACGTTCAACGTGTCCACGTCTGCTGCGATAGTGGCTGCAGGGATCCCGGGACTCAGAGTGTGCAAGCATGGCGGCAAAGCGTCGACTTCCAACAGTGGCGCGGGCGACCTGATTGCGAAGCTAGGGTGCGATGTTTCTAAGGTCAACCAGAAGACGGTAGCCACGTTGTGGCACAGCGGTAACACTTTCCTGTTCCTGCTCGCACCTTACTTCCACAACGGGATGAAAATGGTGGCCAAAGTCAGACAACTGATCGGGATACCTACCATTTTCAACGTGCTGGGACCTCTAGTCCATCCTGTCAGCCATGTGAACAGGAGAATCCTGGGCGTGTACTCCAGAGATTTGGCTCCCGAGTATGCTCGAGCCGCGGCGCTGGTGTACCCTACGAGCGAGATTTTCGTTGTCTGGGGCCACATCGGCCTTGATGAGGTCTCTCCGGTCGGTGGCACAACCGTCTGGCACGTCGATCCGTCCAAACCCGGCAATGTCGATACATTCGAACTGAGACCGGACCTGTTCGGCCTCCAAGAGCATGAACTGGCAGAATGCAAATCTCTGGGTCCTGCTGAAAACGCACACATCCTGAAGGACGAGATTCTGGCTGGTAGGTATCGATTAGGGGACAATAATCCGATCTACGACTACATTTTACTGAACACAGCCGTCTTGTACTGTTTAAGCCAGGGAAACAAGGATTGGAAGCTAGGGGTCGAAAAGGCTGAGGAAAGTATCCAATCTGGCAGTGCACTGAACGCTTTGAACCGCTTTTTGTCAGAAGTTCAAAATATATAG